The following is a genomic window from Bordetella petrii.
CCGCCAGGCGGCCGGTCTTCAGCAGCCGTGCCTCGGCCACCACGGCGCCGGCCGGGCTCTTGCGCAGGAAGTTGATGGTCAGGCTGGCGGTGACCGCGCCCGCCTGCCCGGTGGCGCCCACCACCGCGGCATACAACGCCAGGTCGGCCAGCCCCATCAGCATGGGGCCCGCCACGATGCCGCCCAGGCGTTGGTGCGCCGCCCGGGCCGGTAGTATGGCCCGCGCCGTGCCGTGGCCGATGTCGGTAATCTGCACGCCCAGCACCTCGGCAAACGGATGCTGCTCGGCCAGCAGGCGGTGGAAATCCGCCACGCTGATACGCGGTGGGGCAGAAGATAGGGGCGTCATGTCAGCGTTGCTCCAGGGTTGCGCAATAGCGTTCCAGCAGGCCGGCGGCCTGCTGGTCCAGTGACTTGAGCCGGCGGGTGTGGAACAGCAGCAGCAGGCCCATCAAATAGGTGAACACCTGCATCTGCTCGACCGCCACCATCTCGTCCGGCCAGGGCTTGGCCGCGCGCAGGCCCCGGCCCAACAGGTCCACACAGCCGCGCAACCGGGCATTCAGGCGGTCGTCGGCCTCGCGGCCCAGGCCGCGCGGCCCCAGGCCCTGGAACAGGTACATCCCCAGCGAAAATTCGGTGGCCCGCTCGGCGTAATACCCGAAGAACGCCTCGATCACGCGCCGCGCCGCCCCGCCGCCGCCTTGCGCCAGGGCGCTTGCCAGCCGGTCGCGCAGGCGTTCCAGCGAAGCCTCCAGCAATTCGGCATAAATGGCCTCCTTGCCGCCGAACCAGGGGTAGATGGCGCCGGTGGTGCAGCCTGCCTCCTTGGCAATGGCCCGCACCGTGGTTTTCTCCAGCCCGTCGCGCTCGAACACGCGCTGCGCGGCGTCCAGGATCAGCTGGCGGCGCAGGGCCGTCAGGCGCTGGGCATGGGTGGGCAGGGCGGTATCCATGACAGGGACGGTTTCACTCACGGTGTCTCGGCGCAGCAGCGGGGCATCAGGGAGGATAGCAGTGCTTTGATTTAATAACGT
Proteins encoded in this region:
- a CDS encoding PaaI family thioesterase yields the protein MTPLSSAPPRISVADFHRLLAEQHPFAEVLGVQITDIGHGTARAILPARAAHQRLGGIVAGPMLMGLADLALYAAVVGATGQAGAVTASLTINFLRKSPAGAVVAEARLLKTGRLAAGEVMLHGEHASEPVAHIVSTWSVPAP
- a CDS encoding TetR/AcrR family transcriptional regulator: MDTALPTHAQRLTALRRQLILDAAQRVFERDGLEKTTVRAIAKEAGCTTGAIYPWFGGKEAIYAELLEASLERLRDRLASALAQGGGGAARRVIEAFFGYYAERATEFSLGMYLFQGLGPRGLGREADDRLNARLRGCVDLLGRGLRAAKPWPDEMVAVEQMQVFTYLMGLLLLFHTRRLKSLDQQAAGLLERYCATLEQR